In Xiphophorus couchianus chromosome 24, X_couchianus-1.0, whole genome shotgun sequence, a single genomic region encodes these proteins:
- the LOC114141102 gene encoding uncharacterized protein LOC114141102 produces MGCRLSRKGKTHEPPRHRRREELHFVDEYGQPITVQVDSKRGRGHRRRRSHCAVECSVPSERHWEALRAMGLVEGDEGQADVYGAGSYYSHMTVTTDPYPANSHMMMSPDVYPPNGYLPTASNDQHLGNNYLPSVSYSLDHLDRLDYQGPEMLPYQPNSESCLIGCYSSEEGKPKSFPRQSDYRPPWRPDRPLSYLPLSELDSGLGCGPDSPHHRVALSEAETDAMSSLPGHTPSSQGSSSSSESLISSEPSDSGFHSVSTGEHRRLHKIPSSHTHRQAHHFRSGLSPREQRGRWDLESIPETTPMTHSGPAQASRCSVGNSTTTMVHFHRAERSPTLPRHHSPPSPSIGSRTEPCQRRALWLEQQQQGGGRKMEAPGRSRTITDLSEGQRRRRASHPNMTDPNALRNTHQNSHPSPSSSTMGPRSRASYPSNCHPTGQVSLDRVSLLNHQSSNRSREEDSLSKSPGSASSGVSGVSDWRAFQTLGSHMEKPKSSCGPFYSTLGAPERSPRSPTSPRSRLSNQKSVRNQLLRARAYRLARERSEVTTDEEMRGDGSRGGEDEWEDGRWAGRYWSRTERRRHMALSRQHRERRGGVEEHLGGCQGAAASQTVLELSHLKQNRLRNSKLLDDWTTVEELLTHGTRVESDSQLCPSPLLSVTTV; encoded by the exons GGTAAAACTCATGAACCGCCCCGCCACCGGCGCCGGGAGGAGCTGCACTTTGTGGACGAGTATGGCCAGCCAATCACAGTACAGGTGGACAGCAAAAGGGGGCGTGGTCACAGGAGGCGGCGGTCCCACTGCGCCGTCGAGTGCAGCGTCCCATCAGAGAGACACTGGGAGGCCCTGAGGGCCATGGGCCTGGTGGAGGGGGACGAGGGCCAGGCGGACGTCTACGGCGCCGG GAGCTACTACAGTCACATGACTGTGACAACTGACCCATACCCGGCCAACAGCCACATGATGATGTCACCTGATGTCTATCCACCCAATGGCTACCTCCCCACAGCATCAAATGATCAACACCTCGGTAACAACTACCTGCCCAGCGTCTCCTACAGCTTGGACCACCTGGACAGACTGGACTACCAg GGTCCGGAGATGTTGCCCTACCAGCCGAACTCAGAGAGCTGTCTGATTGGCTGCTATAGCTCAGAAGAAGGGAAGCCGAAGAGTTTCCCCAGACAG TCTGACTACCGACCTCCTTGGAGGCCTGACCGCCCTCTCAGCTACCTGCCCCTCAGCGAGCTTGACAGCGGGTTGGGATGTGGACCCGACAGCCCGCACCACAGGGTAGCGCTCTCAGAAGCTGAAACAGATGCCATGTCATCACTACCAGGCCACACCCCTTCCTCTCAAGGCTCCTCCTCATCCTCGGAGTCCCTGATCTCGTCCGAACCCAGCGACTCCGGTTTCCACAGCGTCAGCACCGGCGAGCACAGACGGCTACACAAGATTCCTAGCAGCCACACTCACCGGCAGGCTCACCACTTCCGCTCAGGCCTTTCTCCTCGAGAGCAGAGAGGACGCTGGGATTTGGAGTCCATCCCTGAGACGACGCCAATGACCCACTCTGGACCAGCACAGGCGTCCCGGTGCTCAGTGGGAAACAGCACGACCACAATGGTTCACTTCCACAGAGCGGAGAGAAGTCCCACGTTACCTCGCCACCATTCTCCCCCATCGCCCTCCATCG GTAGTCGCACCGAGCCCTGCCAGCGGAGGGCACTGTGGTTGGAGCAGCAACAGCAGGGTGGAGGCAGAAAGATGGAGGCTCCAGGGAGGAGTCGAACAATAACAGACTTGAGTGAAGGACAGCGGCGCCGCAGGgcaagtcatcccaacatgacGGACCCAAACGCCCTTAGAAACACTCACCAGAACAGCCATCCGAGTCCGAGCAGTAGCACGATGGGACCGAGGAGCAGGGCCAGTTATCCCAGTAACTGTCACCCCACTGGTCAGGTCAGCCTAGACAGAGTCAGTCTGCTTAATCATCAAAGCTCAAACCGGAGCAGAGAGGAGGACTCCCTATCCAAGAGTCCTGGATCTGCCTCTAGTGGAGTCAGTGGAGTCTCAGACTGGAGAGCATTTCAGACTCTTGGAAGTCACATGGAAAAACCCAAAAGTTCCTGTGGTCCCTTTTACAGCACACTGGGGGCTCCAGAGCGAAGTCCACGATCTCCTACGTCTCCCCGCTCCAGGCTATCCAATCAGAAGTCAGTTAGAAATCAGCTGCTCAGAGCCCGAGCTTACCGATTGGCCAGGGAGCGCAGTGAGGTCACAACAGACGAAGAAATGCGGGGAGACGGTTCAAGAGGAGGCGAGGATGAATGGGAGGATGGTCGGTGGGCGGGGAGATACTGGAGTCGAACGGAGAGGAGACGACACATGGCGTTGTCACGGCAACACcgagagaggaggggaggagTGGAAGAGCATTTGGGTGGATGCCAGGGGGCAGCGGCGTCTCAGACGGTGCTGGAGCTGAGCCACCTGAAGCAGAACCGGCTGAGGAACAGCAAGCTGCTTGATGATTGGACGAcagtggaggagctgctgaCGCACGGGACGCGGGTGGAGAGTGACAGTCAGCTGTGTCCCAGTCCGCTGCTGTCAGTCACCACCGTCTGA
- the snx21 gene encoding sorting nexin-21 isoform X1: MAARFLDRLKRSLFKTGPGADPDQEGGDLEGERRGFSEERWEAELEEEECVTERLRGTLCFDNGELGGEDDGEAIDSDSDFLGESLEDGLSSTDASPVGVSPVGPTPSALLTRQIQDGWRTLRGLGGSSPGHGVRRPVDGLLFEVTDASVVQDGAAKYVLYAIHVIQSGGSDKMPAVITRRYSDFQQLHATLRRNYGNQMERVSFPRKKLRRNFTAETIAKRSRAFEQYLSHLCSLPDLRGAPSVRQFFYLSDLQAGQLLIRAERFQDALGPLLNAKRLQHKLGWASYHDDETQAPPPASSHWFFTLVALACCFQEVEQLEEALEHCDHALRLLLPPEVQDKPLPLTDKPLPLHNKPLPFQLDAALQSLALPLLQAVIRLSWQTGRDKQQWEEYLQQLEGAGPDDHVTIRDFLVKHKLQESDGCAHQVEKAIK; the protein is encoded by the exons ATGGCGGCACGGTTTCTGGACCGCCTGAAGCGCTCTCTGTTCAAGACTGGCCCGGGCGCCGACCCGGACCAGGAGGGCGGCGACCTGGAGGGCGAGAGGCGGGGCTTCAGCGAGGAGCGGTGGGAggcggagctggaggaggaggagtgcgTGACGGAGCGTCTCCGGGGAACGCTGTGCTTCGACAACGGAGAGCTCGGCGGCGAGGACGATGGCGAGGCGATAGACAGCGACTCGGACTTCCTGGGCGAGTCGCTTGAGGACGGACTGAGCAGCACAG ACGCCAGTCCTGTGGGTGTGTCCCCCGTCGGCCCCACCCCTTCCGCCCTGCTGACCCGACAGATCCAGGACGGTTGGCGGACCCTCCGCGGACTCGGCGGGTCGAGTCCCGGCCACGGCGTGAGGCGGCCGGTGGACGGGCTGCTGTTCGAGGTGACGGATGCCAGCGTGGTTCAGGACGGCGCCGCCAAGTATGTG CTCTACGCCATCCATGTCATCCAGTCCGGAGGCAGCGACAAGATGCCCGCTGTCATCACCCGCCGCTACTCCGACTTCCAGCAGCTCCATGCCACTCTGAGGCGTAACTACGGCAACCAGATGGAGCGCGTCTCGTTCCCCC GAAAGAAGCTGCGCAGGAACTTCACGGCGGAAACCATCGCTAAGCGAAGCCGGGCGTTCGAGCAGTACCTCTCTCACCTGTGTTCGCTGCCCGACCTGCGGGGGGCGCCGAGCGTGCGGCAGTTCTTCTATCTGAGCGACCTGCAGGCCGGCCAGCTGCTCATCAG AGCCGAACGTTTCCAGGACGCTTTGGGTCCGCTACTCAACGCCAAGAGACTCCAACACAAGCTGGGCTGGGCCAGTTACCATGACGATGAGACACAGGCCCCGCCCCCAGCCTCCTCCCATTGGTTCTTCACCCTGGTGGCGCTGGCTTGTTGTTTccaggaggtggagcagctggaggaggctCTGGAGCACTGCGACCACGCCCTCCGCCTGCTCCTGCCCCCTGAGGTGCAGGACAAGCCCCTCCCACTGACTGATAAGCCACTCCCATTGCATAATAAGCCCCTCCCCTTCCAGCTGGACGCAGCGCTCCAGTCGCTGGCGCTGCCGCTGCTGCAGGCGGTGATCCGTCTGTCGTGGCAAACAGGAAGAGACAAGCAGCAGTGGGAGGAGtatctgcagcagctggaggggGCGGGGCCAGACGACCATGTGACCATCAGGGACTTCCTGgtgaaacacaaactgcaggAGAGCGATG GCTGCGCGCATCAAGtagaaaaagcaataaagtga
- the snx21 gene encoding sorting nexin-21 isoform X2, translating to MAARFLDRLKRSLFKTGPGADPDQEGGDLEGERRGFSEERWEAELEEEECVTERLRGTLCFDNGELGGEDDGEAIDSDSDFLGESLEDGLSSTDASPVGVSPVGPTPSALLTRQIQDGWRTLRGLGGSSPGHGVRRPVDGLLFEVTDASVVQDGAAKYVLYAIHVIQSGGSDKMPAVITRRYSDFQQLHATLRRNYGNQMERVSFPRKKLRRNFTAETIAKRSRAFEQYLSHLCSLPDLRGAPSVRQFFYLSDLQAGQLLIRAERFQDALGPLLNAKRLQHKLGWASYHDDETQAPPPASSHWFFTLVALACCFQEVEQLEEALEHCDHALRLLLPPEVQDKPLPLTDKPLPLHNKPLPFQLDAALQSLALPLLQAVIRLSWQTGRDKQQWEEYLQQLEGAGPDDHVTIRDFLVKHKLQESDG from the exons ATGGCGGCACGGTTTCTGGACCGCCTGAAGCGCTCTCTGTTCAAGACTGGCCCGGGCGCCGACCCGGACCAGGAGGGCGGCGACCTGGAGGGCGAGAGGCGGGGCTTCAGCGAGGAGCGGTGGGAggcggagctggaggaggaggagtgcgTGACGGAGCGTCTCCGGGGAACGCTGTGCTTCGACAACGGAGAGCTCGGCGGCGAGGACGATGGCGAGGCGATAGACAGCGACTCGGACTTCCTGGGCGAGTCGCTTGAGGACGGACTGAGCAGCACAG ACGCCAGTCCTGTGGGTGTGTCCCCCGTCGGCCCCACCCCTTCCGCCCTGCTGACCCGACAGATCCAGGACGGTTGGCGGACCCTCCGCGGACTCGGCGGGTCGAGTCCCGGCCACGGCGTGAGGCGGCCGGTGGACGGGCTGCTGTTCGAGGTGACGGATGCCAGCGTGGTTCAGGACGGCGCCGCCAAGTATGTG CTCTACGCCATCCATGTCATCCAGTCCGGAGGCAGCGACAAGATGCCCGCTGTCATCACCCGCCGCTACTCCGACTTCCAGCAGCTCCATGCCACTCTGAGGCGTAACTACGGCAACCAGATGGAGCGCGTCTCGTTCCCCC GAAAGAAGCTGCGCAGGAACTTCACGGCGGAAACCATCGCTAAGCGAAGCCGGGCGTTCGAGCAGTACCTCTCTCACCTGTGTTCGCTGCCCGACCTGCGGGGGGCGCCGAGCGTGCGGCAGTTCTTCTATCTGAGCGACCTGCAGGCCGGCCAGCTGCTCATCAG AGCCGAACGTTTCCAGGACGCTTTGGGTCCGCTACTCAACGCCAAGAGACTCCAACACAAGCTGGGCTGGGCCAGTTACCATGACGATGAGACACAGGCCCCGCCCCCAGCCTCCTCCCATTGGTTCTTCACCCTGGTGGCGCTGGCTTGTTGTTTccaggaggtggagcagctggaggaggctCTGGAGCACTGCGACCACGCCCTCCGCCTGCTCCTGCCCCCTGAGGTGCAGGACAAGCCCCTCCCACTGACTGATAAGCCACTCCCATTGCATAATAAGCCCCTCCCCTTCCAGCTGGACGCAGCGCTCCAGTCGCTGGCGCTGCCGCTGCTGCAGGCGGTGATCCGTCTGTCGTGGCAAACAGGAAGAGACAAGCAGCAGTGGGAGGAGtatctgcagcagctggaggggGCGGGGCCAGACGACCATGTGACCATCAGGGACTTCCTGgtgaaacacaaactgcaggAGAGCGATGGCTGA
- the LOC114141113 gene encoding selection and upkeep of intraepithelial T-cells protein 5-like — protein sequence MLQSKDLMLQSKDLMLQSKDLMLQSEDLMLQSKDLMLQSEDLMLQSEDLMLQSKDLMLQSEDLMLQSEDLMLQSEDLMLQSEDLMLQSEDLMLQSEDLMLQSKDLMLLVEKRKTLFTCCDVIIDQLRTNSGATALHRRINI from the coding sequence ATGCTGCAGAGCAAAGACCTGATGCTGCAGAGCAAAGACCTGATGCTGCAGAGCAAAGACCTGATGCTGCAGAGCGAAGACCTGATGCTGCAGAGCAAAGACCTGATGCTGCAGAGCGAAGACCTGATGCTGCAGAGCGAAGACCTGATGCTGCAGAGCAAAGACCTGATGCTGCAGAGCGAAGACCTGATGCTGCAGAGCGAAGACCTGATGCTGCAGAGCGAAGACCTGATGCTGCAGAGCGAAGACCTGATGCTGCAGAGCGAAGACCTGATGCTGCAGAGCGAAGACCTGATGCTGCAGAGCAAAGACCTGATGCTGCTTGTTGAAAAGAGGAAAACTCTCTTCACCTGCTGCGACGTGATTATAGATCAGCTCAGAACGAATTCTGGAGCGACTGCTCTCCATCGCAGGATTAACATCTAA
- the LOC114141109 gene encoding deoxyribonuclease-1-like 2 isoform X1, translating into MRGRSSSVGRLVLLSFCSLMIGGAAGLRICSYNIQKFDKMKAADYKVMHTLTKIVSRCDICVLQDVVDPELKAVKALVTSLNRRNYRYDEHHYEYVSSQSLGKTSDDLQQYVFIYRTHLVKQLGQHQYKGKAFVRPPFAVHFSCNKTDIKEFVLVPLHTDPDQAVQEIDWLYDVFEEVSAKWNNTNVMFLGDFHAGCAYVTRDDKKNIRLFTNSNFSWLIGDREDTTVTDQTNCPYDRIVVHGQSFLQAIRPFSGMVFNFGKEFRLKQAKVLKLSDHYPIEVRLKGSAPLLQATPLLVVGAIIRFVFPAL; encoded by the exons ATGAGGGGGCGCTCTTCCAGCGTTGGTCGCCTCGTCCTGCTTTCGTTCTGCAGCCTGATGATCGGAGGAGCAGCAGGACTGAGGATCTGTTCCTACAACATCCAGAAGTTTGACAAGATGAAAGCAGCAGATTACAAAGTGATGCACACTCTGACCAAg ATCGTGTCCCGCTGTGATATCTGCGTCCTGCAGGACGTTGTGGATCCGGAGCTGAAAGCAGTCAAAGCTCTGGTGACGTCGCTGAACAG GAGAAATTACAG GTATGACGAACATCATTATGAATACgtgtctagtcaaagtctggggAAGACCTCTGATGACCTTCAGCAGTACGTCTTCATCTACAG GACACACCTGGTGAAACAGTTGGGTCAGCACCAGTACAAAGGTAAAGCCTTCGTACGGCCGCCATTTGCCGTCCATTTCAGCTGCAATAAAACTG ACATCAaggagtttgttttggttccgCTCCACACTGACCCGGACCAGGCCGTCCAGGAGATCGACTGGCTCTACGACGTCTTTGAGGAAGTCAGCGCAAAGTGGAACAACACG AACGTGATGTTCCTGGGAGATTTCCACGCCGGCTGCGCCTACGTCACCCGGGACGACAAGAAGAACATCCGACTCTTCACCAACTCCAACTTCTCCTGGCTGATCGGAGACCGAGAGGACACCACCGTCACCGACCAGACCAACTGCCCCTACGACAG gatcGTGGTTCATGGACAGTCCTTCCTGCAGGCCATCAGGCCGTTCTCTGGAATGGTTTTCAACTTCGGAAAAGAATTCAGACTCAAGCAGGCAAAG GTGCTGAAACTGAGCGACCACTATCCAATAGAGGTGAGATTAAAAGGCTCCGCCCCCCTCCTTCAGGCCACGCCCCTGCTGGTCGTCGGCGCCATCATCCGGTTCGTCTTTCCTGCTCTGTGA
- the LOC114141109 gene encoding deoxyribonuclease-1-like 2 isoform X2: MRGRSSSVGRLVLLSFCSLMIGGAAGLRICSYNIQKFDKMKAADYKVMHTLTKIVSRCDICVLQDVVDPELKAVKALVTSLNRYDEHHYEYVSSQSLGKTSDDLQQYVFIYRTHLVKQLGQHQYKGKAFVRPPFAVHFSCNKTDIKEFVLVPLHTDPDQAVQEIDWLYDVFEEVSAKWNNTNVMFLGDFHAGCAYVTRDDKKNIRLFTNSNFSWLIGDREDTTVTDQTNCPYDRIVVHGQSFLQAIRPFSGMVFNFGKEFRLKQAKVLKLSDHYPIEVRLKGSAPLLQATPLLVVGAIIRFVFPAL, encoded by the exons ATGAGGGGGCGCTCTTCCAGCGTTGGTCGCCTCGTCCTGCTTTCGTTCTGCAGCCTGATGATCGGAGGAGCAGCAGGACTGAGGATCTGTTCCTACAACATCCAGAAGTTTGACAAGATGAAAGCAGCAGATTACAAAGTGATGCACACTCTGACCAAg ATCGTGTCCCGCTGTGATATCTGCGTCCTGCAGGACGTTGTGGATCCGGAGCTGAAAGCAGTCAAAGCTCTGGTGACGTCGCTGAACAG GTATGACGAACATCATTATGAATACgtgtctagtcaaagtctggggAAGACCTCTGATGACCTTCAGCAGTACGTCTTCATCTACAG GACACACCTGGTGAAACAGTTGGGTCAGCACCAGTACAAAGGTAAAGCCTTCGTACGGCCGCCATTTGCCGTCCATTTCAGCTGCAATAAAACTG ACATCAaggagtttgttttggttccgCTCCACACTGACCCGGACCAGGCCGTCCAGGAGATCGACTGGCTCTACGACGTCTTTGAGGAAGTCAGCGCAAAGTGGAACAACACG AACGTGATGTTCCTGGGAGATTTCCACGCCGGCTGCGCCTACGTCACCCGGGACGACAAGAAGAACATCCGACTCTTCACCAACTCCAACTTCTCCTGGCTGATCGGAGACCGAGAGGACACCACCGTCACCGACCAGACCAACTGCCCCTACGACAG gatcGTGGTTCATGGACAGTCCTTCCTGCAGGCCATCAGGCCGTTCTCTGGAATGGTTTTCAACTTCGGAAAAGAATTCAGACTCAAGCAGGCAAAG GTGCTGAAACTGAGCGACCACTATCCAATAGAGGTGAGATTAAAAGGCTCCGCCCCCCTCCTTCAGGCCACGCCCCTGCTGGTCGTCGGCGCCATCATCCGGTTCGTCTTTCCTGCTCTGTGA